A single window of Vigna unguiculata cultivar IT97K-499-35 chromosome 1, ASM411807v1, whole genome shotgun sequence DNA harbors:
- the LOC114176475 gene encoding uncharacterized protein LOC114176475 yields the protein MESKGEAEPQEERPSSPMRVLQHFSGGAFRVPGESLHNMSPMGPGGHRRCQSELGSRGADRNNNLQKLKSHVNKAWRWGGKSREEEALANFNPEVMANQKRQWYRLHPKSLDCVNNKEPTSLFEHFVIVGLPPDANLEAVEHSFARRKKWEKDKGKPEFRDCRKSQQQRLTEPTLEPQLLFKYPPAKKLTLRMKDLAPFCFPEGVKAWLLERTPSLSELNELVYGQEHLGKDDLSFVFAVKAADNTTLYGVCLHVPEIVQRPPGIMGISSSFSNPSMGCSRFLVSAPRCYCLLTRVPFFELHFEMLNSLIAQERLNRITEFINEMSLSASVPSSPKLDDQRRSKEEKSPENETFSEWMDSAIPLDGAAAIAAAAAGIISDDESQQHLSPKIQDNRCQSPVSGSASDDASDSSQVKDTDKEDKKNPQVLDNCEFKAPATLCSIKRMHENCKNDQASPKAGTPLSARNRVLERLGSFESLFSPVRSRQSEDEDNFFSNTERDYGDELLIEWATENKNDLLQIVCRYHAQPIPPRGSDFVFHPLEHLQAIQYIRHSVAALGFGDDSSNCSEAALDNTKLAAAEEALSLSVWTMATTCRVLSLDSVLTLITGVLLEKQVVIVCPNLGVLSATVLSLIPMIRPFQWQSLLLPVLPGTMMDFLDAPVPYIVGIQHKPDDLNARTTNRVLVDLQKDKVTMCSLPRLPQHRDLYSQLSSIHATLSNQRSIARKHPVHRCNEVQAEAATQFLNILWHYLESLCANLKSHTITNVQSNKDRVSLLLKDSFIDSFPARDQPFIKLFVDTQLFTVLSDSRLTSFESGES from the exons ATGGAATCAAAAGGAGAAGCTGAACCTCAGGAGGAGAGGCCTTCATCACCAATGAGGGTCCTGCAGCATTTTTCTGGGGGCGCATTCAGAGTTCCTGGAGAATCATTGCACAATATGTCACCAATGGGGCCTGGCGGGCATAGACGTTGTCAAAGTGAGCTTGGTAGCAGAGGAGCTGACCGTAATAACAACTTGCAGAAATTAAAATCTCACGTGAACAAGGCTTGGCGCTGGGGTGGCAAATCCCGCGAAGAAGAAGCCTTGGCGAATTTCAACCCTGAGGTCATGGCAAACCAGAAACGGCAGTGGTATCGGCTTCATCCTAAAAGTCtg GATTGTGTAAATAATAAGGAGCCGACATCGCTCTTTGAACATTTTGTGATTGTGGGGCTGCCTCCAGATGCTAATTTGGAAGCCGTGGAGCATTCATTTGCACGAAGGAAGAAGTGGGAAAAGGATAAGGGGAAACCTGAATTTCGAGATTGCAGAAAGTCTCAGCAACAAAGACTAACAGAACCAACTTTGGAACCTCAG TTACTGTTCAAATATCCTCCTGCAAAGAAGCTGACACTGCGTATGAAGGATTTAGCTCCCTTTTGCTTTCCTGAAGGTGTTAAG GCATGGTTGTTGGAGAGGACTCCATCTCTTAGTGAACTAAATGAACTTGTCTATGGACAG GAACATTTAGGAAAAGATGATCTTTCATTCGTCTTTGCAGTCAAG GCAGCAGACAATACAACACTTTATGGAGTTTGTTTACATGTCCCTGAAATTGTACAAAGGCCCCCTGGTATCATGGGCatatcatcttctttttctaATCCCTCCATGGGATGCAGCCGTTTTCTGGTTTCTGCACCTCGCTGCTATTGTCTTCTGACTAGAGTTCCCTTCTTTGAGTTACACTTTGAGATGTTAAACAG TCTCATTGCACAGGAGCGCCTGAATCGGATAACAGAGTTTATAAATGAGATGAGTCTCAGTGCCAGCGTTCCATCATCTCCCAAACTAGATGATCAAAGGAGGTCAAAGGAGGAAAAATCCCCAGAGAACGAGACATTTAGTGAATGGATGGATTCTGCAATTCCTCTTGATGGTGCAGCAGCTATTGCTGCTGCAGCTGCTGGGATTATATCAGATGATGAAAGCCAACAACATTTATCACCTAAAATACAGGATAATCGCTGTCAATCTCCTGTAAGTGGGAGTGCCAGTGATGATGCTTCAGATTCTTCTCAGGTCAAGGATACAGATAAGGAGGACAAGAAGAATCCCCAAGTTCTAGATAACTGTGAGTTTAAGGCACCAGCAACTCTTTGTTCTATAAAAAGAATGcatgaaaattgcaaaaatgaccAAGCTTCTCCGAAAGCCGGAACACCTTTGTCTGCTCGAAATCGTGTCTTGGAGCGTCTTGGAAGTTTTGAATCACTTTTCAG TCCAGTTAGAAGCAGGCAATCAGAAGATGAGGACAATTTTTTCTCAAACACCGAAAGAGATTATGGGGATGAATTGTTAATTGAATGGGCTACG GAGAATAAGAATGATTTGCTACAGATAGTGTGTAGATACCATGCTCAACCTATTCCACCTCGAGGAAGTGATTTTGTCTTCCACCCTCTCGAACATCTACAAGCTATTCAGTACATACGACATTCAGTTGCTGCTCTTGGCTTCGGAGATGATTCTTCAAACTGTTCTGAAGCAGCTCTG GACAATACGAAGCTGGCAGCGGCTGAGGAAGCCCTATCATTATCAGTATGGACAATGGCGACTACATGTCGAGTTCTGTCCCTTGATAGT GTGTTGACATTGATTACAGGAGTGTTGTTGGAAAAACAGGTGGTAATAGTGTGCCCAAATCTG GGTGTTCTATCTGCCACAGTGCTTTCTCTTATACCCATGATTCGTCCTTTTCAGTGGCAGAGTTTATTGCTCCCA GTTTTACCTGGGACAATGATGGATTTTCTTGATGCCCCAGTTCCATATATT GTTGGCATACAACATAAACCTGATGACTTGAATGCGAGAACTACTAATCGTGTTCTTGTTGATTTACAGAAGGACAAG GTGACAATGTGTTCATTACCAAGACTTCCACAGCATAGAGATCTTTACTCTCAGTTGAGTTCAATTCATGCTACACTTTCAAATCAAAGATCAATTGCTAGAAAGCATCCTGTACATAGGTGCAACGAAGTCCAG GCCGAAGCGGCAACTCAGTTTTTGAATATACTGTGGCACTATTTGGAGTCTCTTTGTGCAAATCTGAAATCCCACACGATAACTAATGTACAATCTAATAAAGATAGG GTTTCTTTACTTCTTAAAGATAGCTTCATTGATTCCTTTCCTGCTAGGGATCAACCATTCATTAAG CTTTTTGTAGATACACAGCTATTCACTGTTTTATCAGACTCTCGTTTGACAAGCTTTGAAAGTGGAGAGTCATAG
- the LOC114162918 gene encoding alcohol dehydrogenase class-3 — MATQGQVITCKAAVAWEPNKPLTIEDVQVAPPQPGEVRVQILYTALCHTDAYTWSGKDPEGLFPCILGHEAAGIVESVGEGVTHVKPGDHVIPCYQAECGECKTCKSGKTNLCGKVRSATGVGVMLSDGKSRFSINGKTIYHFMGTSTFSQYTVVHDVSVAKINPLAPLDKVCLLGCGVSTGLGAVWNTAKVEPGSIVAIFGLGTVGLAVAEGAKTAGASRIIGIDIDSKKFDTAKNFGVTEFINPNEHDKPIQQVIVDRTDGGVDYSFECIGNVSVMRSALECCHKGWGTSVIVGVAASGQEISTRPFQLVTGRVWKGTAFGGFKSRSQVPWLVEKYLKKEIKVDEYVTHTLTLSEINKAFDLLHEGGCLRCVLSTQE; from the exons ATGGCGACTCAAGGTCAAGTCATCACCTGCAAAG CTGCGGTGGCCTGGGAACCCAACAAGCCCTTGACTATTGAAGATGTTCAGGTGGCTCCGCCTCAGCCCGGCGAGGTTCGAGTTCAAATCCTCTACACCGCTCTCTGTCACACCGATGCCTACACTTGGAGTGGCAAG GATCCGGAAGGTCTTTTCCCCTGTATTCTCGGCCATGAAGCTGCTGG GATTGTGGAGAGTGTTGGAGAAGGTGTTACTCATGTTAAGCCTGGGGATCATGTCATTCCCTGTTACCAGGCTGAGTGTGGGGAGTGTAAGACTTGCAAATCAGGGAAGACCAACCTTTGCGGCAAGGTTCGCTCTGCCACTGGAGTTGGGGTCATGCTCAGTGATGGCAAGAGTCGGTTCTCGATTAATGGAAAGACCATTTATCATTTCATGGGAACCTCCACTTTTAGTCAGTACACTGTTGTCCATGATGTTAGTGTAGCTAAGATTAACCCCTTAGCTCCTCTGGACAAAGTTTGTCTTCTCGGATGTGGTGTTTCAACTG GCCTTGGAGCTGTCTGGAACACTGCAAAGGTTGAACCAGGGTCAATTGTTGCTATATTTGGCCTTGGGACTGTTGGGCTTGCT GTTGCAGAGGGTGCAAAAACTGCTGGTGCATCCCGGATTATTGGCATAGATATTGACAGCAAGAAGTTTGATACAG CGAAGAACTTTGGAGTAACCGAGTTTATAAATCCAAATGAACATGATAAACCGATTCAGCAGGTCATAGTTGATCGTACAGATGGTGGAGTTGATTACAGCTTTGAGTGTATTGGAAATGTTTCTGTGATGAGATCTGCTTTGGAATGCTGCCACAAG GGCTGGGGGACATCAGTTATCGTGGGTGTTGCAGCATCAGGTCAAGAAATATCAACCCGACCTTTCCAGTTGGTGACTGGACGTGTCTGGAAAGGAACTGCTTTCGGTGGCTTCAAGAGCAGGTCGCAGGTGCCTTGGCTCGTAGAAAAGTACCTGAAGAAG GAAATCAAGGTTGATGAATACGTTACCCATACTTTGACTCTCTCTGAGATCAACAAGGCATTTGATCTTTTGCATGAAGGGGGGTGCCTTCGTTGCGTGCTTTCAACACAAGAATGA
- the LOC114181926 gene encoding protein RTF1 homolog, translating to MADLENLLLEAAGRTRHSRPTSRRGHGDGENVSSSDDEHEYPGSNHPGSQVPLKKRFDPKERDDGKGSKEEGDDQSDHKGDSSDEDDFGDDLYKNEDDRRKLSEMTELQREMILSDRATKKYDKDLLGKISSKREKGKTTIPGTNTSPPPPSRVRSSVRSVDRSIAKNGALSELRAKRLKQQDSEANRRISEASKSPGPGHVSPKHKPFSSTSLTSSSDSESENRSQSDDGGLSDDDINIDSDDDRIILGPEGLTFEDIKEITVSRSKLTKWFMEPFFEELIAGCFVRVGIGRSKSGPIYRLCVVKNVDATDCARQYKLENKMTHKYLNLVWGNETSAARWQMTMVSDSLPLEEEFIQWVKEVERRSGRMPTKQEVEIKKQAIQNINSFVYSAATVKQMLQEKKSAKIRPLNIAAEKGKLRMQLEIAESKQNNTEVSRIMTRLQELEEARQSKEKDARALRLSEMNKKNRFENFKNASELKPINKDLKAGEAGYDPFSRRWTRSRNYYAAKPAEDAAAENNSAIDMVGDEGSSQTRTAVTGVAGMAATAAAIKAAAGAGKLVDTSAPVDQGTVTNVLHDFELPISLSILHNFGGAQGVQAGFMAKKQRIEATVGLQVPEKDGRKHAKTLTVSDYKKRIGLF from the coding sequence ATGGCTGATTTAGAAAATTTGCTCTTGGAGGCAGCGGGTAGAACCCGACACTCTCGTCCAACTTCAAGGAGAGGACATGGTGATGGTGAGAATGTCTCAAGTTCTGATGATGAACATGAATATCCAGGCTCAAATCACCCTGGCTCACAAGTTCCCCTAAAGAAGAGATTTGATCCAAAGGAAAGAGATGATGGCAAGGGAAGTAAGGAAGAAGGGGATGACCAATCTGATCACAAGGGTGATAGCAGCGATGAAGATGATTTTGGTGATGATCTTTATAAGAATGAAGATGACCGGCGTAAGCTTTCTGAGATGACTGAACTTCAGAGAGAGATGATATTATCAGATAGGGCAACCAAGAAGTATGATAAAGACTTATTGGGGAAGATATCATCAAAGAGGGAGAAGGGAAAGACAACTATACCTGGGACAAATACTTCACCTCCTCCACCATCTCGTGTGCGGTCATCAGTCAGATCAGTTGACCGGTCAATTGCCAAGAATGGTGCTTTAAGTGAATTGCGTGCGAAAAGATTAAAGCAGCAAGATTCAGAAGCAAACCGCAGAATAAGTGAGGCATCTAAAAGTCCAGGACCTGGACATGTTTCTCCAAAGCACAAACCTTTCTCTTCAACAAGTCTCACAAGCTCAAGTGACAGTGAAAGTGAAAATAGGTCCCAGAGTGATGATGGAGGGTTGAGTGATGATGACATTAACATTGACAGTGATGATGACAGGATAATTTTAGGACCTGAAGGGCTTACATTTGAggatataaaagaaattactgtTAGCAGATCGAAACTGACAAAATGGTTTATGGAGCCCTTTTTTGAGGAGTTAATTGCTGGTTGTTTTGTAAGAGTTGGTATTGGTAGATCAAAGTCAGGACCTATCTACAGGCTCTGCGTGGTAAAAAATGTTGATGCCACAGATTGTGCTCGGCagtataaattagaaaataaaatgacacaCAAGTACTTAAATCTTGTATGGGGAAATGAAACTTCTGCTGCAAGGTGGCAAATGACTATGGTTAGCGACTCTCTTCCACTTGAGGAGGAGTTCATCCAGTGGGTTAAGGAAGTGGAACGAAGAAGCGGTCGGATGCCAACAAAGCAAGAAGTGGAAATTAAAAAACAAGCTATACAAAATATCAACTCGTTTGTTTACTCAGCTGCTACGGTGAAGCAGATGTTACAAGAGAAAAAATCTGCCAAAATAAGACCACTGAATATTGCAGCTGAGAAGGGTAAGTTAAGAATGCAATTAGAAATAGCAGAGAGTAAGCAAAATAATACTGAAGTGAGTAGGATCATGACAAGGTTGCAAGAATTGGAGGAAGCTCGGCAGTCTAAGGAGAAGGATGCCAGAGCTCTGAGGCTTTCTGAGATGAATAAAAAGAACAGGTTTGAGAACTTCAAAAATGCTTCTGAATTGAAGccaataaataaagatttgaaagcAGGGGAGGCAGGCTATGATCCATTTTCAAGGAGATGGACTAGATCAAGAAATTACTATGCCGCAAAGCCGGCTGAAGACGCTGCAGCTGAAAATAATAGTGCCATTGATATGGTGGGTGATGAAGGCAGCTCTCAGACGAGAACAGCTGTGACAGGGGTGGCTGGCATGGCTGCTACTGCTGCAGCAATAAAAGCTGCTGCCGGTGCTGGGAAGTTAGTAGATACAAGTGCTCCGGTGGATCAAGGAACAGTGACAAATGTGCTGCACGATTTTGAGCTGCCAATATCATTATCCATACTCCACAACTTTGGTGGAGCCCAAGGAGTTCAGGCAGGGTTTATGGCAAAAAAACAGAGAATAGAAGCAACTGTTGGACTTCAAGTTCCAGAAAAAGATGGTAGGAAGCATGCGAAGACATTAACAGTTAGTGATTACAAGAAAAGAATAGGGCTCTTTTGA